In one Trichosurus vulpecula isolate mTriVul1 chromosome 8, mTriVul1.pri, whole genome shotgun sequence genomic region, the following are encoded:
- the SNUPN gene encoding snurportin-1 gives MEELSQALASSFSVSQDLNSPSAPHPRLSQYKSKYSSLEQGERRRKLLELQKSKRLDYVNHARRLAEDDWTGMDNEDDEEGEGMDIDTGKRLPRRYANQLMLSEWLIDVPSDLGQEWIVVVCPVGKRALVVASKGSTTAYTKSGYCVNRFPSLLPGGNKRTSSTGKDYTILDCIYSELNQTYYVLDVMCWRGHPVYDCQTDFRFYWMHSKLPEEQGLGEKTRLNPFKFVGLKNFPCTPESLCKVLSTDFPFEVDGLLFYHKQTHYSPGSTPLVGWLRPYMVSDVLGMTVPAGPLTTKPDYAVHQLQQIIEHKRNKREVSETNLDEASENGRYELEYLSTPKLADTLSSQTEATSLMEN, from the exons ATGGAGGAGCTGAGTCAAGCCCTGGCGAGCAGTTTTTCAGTCTCCCAAGACCTGAACAGCCCCTCGGCGCCTCACCCTCGCCTGTCACAGTACAAGTCTAAGTACAGTTCCTTGGAACAGGGCGAAAGGCGCCGGAAACTCCTGGAGCTTCAGAAGTC caagAGACTAGACTATGTGAATCATGCCAGGAGATTGGCCGAGGATGACTGGACTGGGATGGATAATGAAGAtgatgaggaaggggaagggatggaCATTGACACTGGCAAGAGGCTACCAAGGCGCTATGCTAACCAG TTGATGCTGTCCGAGTGGCTGATTGACGTCCCTTCAGATCTGGGGCAGGAGTGGATTGTGGTGGTGTGTCCTGTGGGGAAAAGAGCCCTTGTTGTGGCCTCCAAG GGTTCCACTACAGCTTACACCAAGAGCGGATACTGTGTCAACaggtttccttcccttcttcctggaGGCAATAAGCGTACCTCATCCACTGGGAAAG ACTACACCATCCTGGATTGCATCTATAGTGAACTGAACCagacctactatgttctagatgTGATGTGCTGGAGGGGACACCCTGTCTATGACTGCCAG aCTGATTTTAGATTCTACTGGATGCATTCAAAGTTACCAGAAGAGCAGGGACTTGGAGAGAAAACCAGGCTTAATCCA tttAAATTTGTGGGTCTAAAGAATTTCCCATGTACCCCAGAGAGCCTTTGCAAGGTCTTATCCACAGACTTCCCTTTTGAG GTAGATGGGCTCCTTTTCTATCACAAGCAGACCCACTATAGCCCAGGCAGCACTCCGTTGGTTGGCTGGCTGCGCCCATACATGGTGTCTGATGTCCTCGGCATGACGGTGCCAGCTGGCCCTCTGACCACCAAGCCCGACTATGCTGTGCATCAGCTCCAGCAGATCATCGAACACAAGAGGAATAAAAGGGAAGTCAGCGAAACGAATCTTGATGAGGCTTCTGAGAATGGACGCTATGAACTGGAGTACCTGTCCACCCCAAAGCTAGCTGACACTCTCAGCAGCCAGACTGAAGCCACGAGCCTCATGGAAAACTGA